One region of Osmia lignaria lignaria isolate PbOS001 chromosome 7, iyOsmLign1, whole genome shotgun sequence genomic DNA includes:
- the Hmg-2 gene encoding high mobility group protein 2 — MSEIAPINDVPESNGGPDQPIYNGETEEHTNKSPASGEDKTPDSVCDNGIKKNNTSVVGSNATNTTNRAKKRKKAPRDATAPKQPLTGYFRFLNDRREKVRSENPTLSFAEITKLLASEWSNLPADQKQQYLDAAEQDKERYNREFSDYKQTEAYRLFSEKQSSEKQQENRKQERNGTDLNSEQNDIQQDKDNDFTGFDIPIFTEEFLDHNKACEAELRQLRKATSDYEAQNAVLQRHVDSLYAAVNRLESETNQQRTTNQALQRHLDSLRSQLAGCFATVPLPGTNEGATLQNIDSYVERLESLLSGNAEQSLRNAVRNAVSRLELSG; from the exons ATGAGTGAAATTGCACCAATTAATGATGTGCCTGAAAGCAATGGTGGGCCAGATCAGCCCATTTACAATGGAGAAACCGAAGAACATACCA ACAAATCACCAGCAAGTGGAGAGGATAAGACACCAGATTCTGTATGCGATAATGGAATTAAAAAGAATAACACATCTGTTGTGGGTAGTAATGCTACTAATACAACTAATAGAgctaaaaagaggaaaaaagcaCCTAGAGATGCAACTGCCCCAAAGCAGCCATTAACAGGTTATTTTAG gtttttaaatgatcgAAGAGAAAAAGTAAGGAGTGAAAATCCAACATTGTCATTTGCTGAAATCACAAAACTTCTTGCTTCTGAGTGGAGTAATTTACCTGCTGATCAAAAGCAACAATATTTAGATGCAGCAGAACAAGACAAAGAACGTTATAATCGTGAGTTTAGTGATTATAAGCAAACAGAAGCATATCGTTTGTTTAGTGAAAAACAATCTTCAGAGAAACAACAAGAAAACAGAAAACAAGAAAGGAATGGAACAGATCTGAACTCTGAGCAGAAT gATATCCAACAAGATAAAGACAATGACTTTACAGGCTTTGATATACCTATTTTTACAGAAGAATTTTTGGATCATAACAAAG CATGtgaagcagaattaagacaactGAGAAAAGCCACCTCAGATTACGAGGCTCAAAATGCTGTTCTTCAGCGACATGTAGATAGTCTATATGCGGCGGTAAATCGTTTAGAATCTGAAACAAATCAACAACGCACGACAAATCAGGCTTTACAACGTCACTTAGACTCTCTTCGTTCACAATTAGCTGGTTGTTTTGCCACAGTACCACTCCCag GAACAAATGAAGGTGCAACGTTACAAAATATTGATAGTTACGTGGAAAGACTCGAATCATTATTAAGTGGTAATGCCGAACAGTCTTTGCGAAATGCTGTGCGTAATGCCGTATCTCGCCTCGAATTAAGTGGATGA